The DNA segment CCGTTTATCGATTTGAAAGCACAGTACAAGCTCGTCGATGAAGCCGTCAAAAAAGGAATCGACGGCGTGCTTGAGCATGGTGCCTATGTCATGGGACCGGAGATAGGTGCCCTGGAAAGTCATCTTGCATCGTTTTCCGATGTCAAACATGGCGTTGGCTGCGGCTCTGGTACAGATGCCTTGATTATGGCTCTGATGGCCTTGGGAATTGGACCTGGGGATGCTGTTTTCACCACTCCTTTCACTTTCATGGCGACTGCCGAGGCAATCGCTCTTCTGGGAGCAACACCTGTTTTTGTCGATATTGATCCCATTACTTTCAATATCGATCCCGATGATCTGAGAAAAAAAATTGGTGAGATCAAGGACAAACGCAAGGATCTCAAGCCCAAAGGAGTTATCTCCGTAGACCTTTTCGGTCAGCCTGCTGATTATGATCGAATCGAGCCTCTGGCCCATAATAACGGACTTTTTCTCATTGTTGATGCGGCCCAGTCCTTTGGAGCAACGTATCAGGGCAAACCCGTGTGCTCCTTTGGTGATGTCGCATGCACTTCCTTCTTCCCGGCCAAGCCCCTCGGTTGTTATGGCGATGGAGGGATGGTCTTTGCCCAGAATGACGAATTGCATAAGCTGCTCGTTTCTGTTCGTGTCCATGGCATGGGTGAGGATAAGTACGAGAACGTCAGGCTTGGTATCAACGGCCGTCTTGACTCCATGCAGGCTGCAGTGCTTCTTGCCAAGTTCGAGATATTCCCGGATGAGGTCATCAAACGGCAGCAGGTTGCAGCGCGTTACGGGGCATTGTTGAACGATGTGGACGGCCTGACAACACCCAGCGTTCCAGAAGGGAATACCTCTGTCTGGGCGCAGTATTCCGTGCTGGCGACTGACAGCGACCACCGAGAAGAGCTCATGGGAAAACTCAAGGAAAACAATATCCCGTGCGTTATTTATTATCCCAAGGCATTGCACCTTCAGAAGGCATTTGCCAATCTTGGACATGTCATGGGAGATTTCCCGGTATGCGAGAATATATCCTCGCGCATCTTCAGTTTGCCGATGTATCCTTACCTCAAAGCCGAGGATCAGGAGACCATTGCTTCGGTTCTCAAAGGATAAATGATGGCAGCAGGGCGTCGTGCGGTTATGCTTCGGGTTTTGAAGCCCATTATGGCGGGATTGGCTCTTGCGTATCTGGTGACAGGGTTTATTGACAAGCCCACACCTGTCCACTTTCAGCCTGAGAACCCATATGCTTCAAAACAGGAAGAAATCGCAGAGCCGCTTGCAGATACCGTGATTGACAAGAACATCATGAAGCTGGGGTCACCATTGTCCGTACCGGCTCAGAGAGTGCCGTCGGAAAATCCTCTGGCTCCGTTGGAGATCATGGACGGGGAGATCGGGGCATCGGTTGACACGCAGAGCCGCTTGCAGATACCGTGATTGACAAGAACATCATGAAGCTGGGGTCACCATTGTCCGTACCGGCTCAGAGAGTGCCGTCGGAAAATCCTCTGGCTCCGTTGGAGATCATGGACGGGGAGATCGGGGCATCAATTGACCGTATCGTCTCTGATAATGCGACTCCCAGCGTCAGAATTGAGATCAGGGAAAATCAGCAATCACCATAACGGACTCTCTGTTCCAGAAAGTCTTCCAAACCACGAATCGCCTCATGGTCTTCAAAGAGCCTGAGGCGATTTTTTTGTATCTGCCCACGCAGACGTGCCCTGAACGCTGCATCCGTGCCGCATCGAACAGCAAGGTCTACATAGGCTTCAAAAGAGTCTGCCTTGGCCTCGGGTATATCAAGCATGGACAGGACTCCGGCAGTATGACGTCCTCGCATCAATCCCTGTGGCCAGGTGATGATGGGAAGCCCACAATTGGCAGCTTCCATTGCCGTATTGAACCCGGACCACTCGATGGAATCAAGAAAGACGTTACAGAGACAATTGAGTGCATGATATGCCTTGGGCGCTTGATGAGGTAACATGACGAGAGAGTGGGTTGCATCAAGACCGAATTCCGCAAAGGTTCTGGTCATTCGTTCCAGGAAACGTCTGTTAAGCACATCGGCCTGGGCATCTTGGAGAAATACGAATCGGCAGTCGGGGACGCGTTCAGCAATGAGGGGATAGAGCCGGTCGTATTGCGGAAGATATTTATACAGGGATTGGGGGCAGAAGTAGAGAAGAGCGTCGTCCGGGAGGCCGAATGAGGCTCTCTTAAACTCAGGTGGGCCATGGCGAAGTGGAGTGTAATGGATGCCAATATGAGGCAATTGTACCAGTTCTTCGGTGTAATTCGATTTCCCATCGGCTGGTTCCATCAGTTCGTTGCTGAGGAAAACATCCATGGTCGGTAATCCAGTGGTCATGGGGTGTCCAAGGGAGACGCATTGGACCGGTGCAAGGCGAAGTCCTGCGAGCTTCGCACATGTCGGGTCCATTCCGATATCCGGGTAGATGAGTACATCAAGCTGGTCTTCCACGATACTTTGGCAAAGTTTTTCGAAGTTGCCGGACTCATGAGTCAATCCTTGCAACAGGGCTTTGGCTTCCTCTGTGCATCGATCGTTTTTAATTCCGGTGTAGTAGCCGAAAACATCAAATTTGCGCCGATCAAGATGGTGGACCCAGCCACGGGTTGGGATTTTCCAGACGGAGTGTTCACACATGAATCCGGTGGCGATGCCGACTCGTATTTTCCCGCTTATTTTTCTTGTTTCGGCACGCTGTGTATAATGAGGAAAAGCTGTCGCCATGATGCGGCTGACAAGCGCACCGTATTGTCTTTGAAGATCCCGGTCATTCTTGCCTTGATAGGTCAAATAGAAAGGCTGGTTTGCACCGACCATGGCTGCGGCTTCGCGGATTTGTTCAGGGGAATCGAGGGTCAAGCGTTTATCAAGTTCTGTGAGCGCCTGAGCATAGGCGTTGCGTGAGCGTCGAACCGCATCTTCACTGTTATAGAACATGTCAAGATGGGCAAAACAGCCTCCCCAAAGTGGTGCGATGGCTGCAGGGGCGAGTGCGTGAGCTGAGGAAAAATAATGATGAGCGAGTTGCATGTCTCCGCGTGCCTGCCAAGCATTGCCGAGATTGTACAGAGTATCCAGTGAAGAGGGATCAAGCTCAAGGGCTTTTTCGAGCGTGGCTATTGCCTCTTTCGGTCTTTTGGCGGCCTTGAGAGTGACACCAAGGTTATTGAGCGTTTCCGGGGTAGGCGGAGCAGCTTCCAAGGCTTTTTGAAACCAGTCGAGAGCGAGGGGCTGGTTTCCTGTGGCCAGGAAGACACTGCCAAGGCCATCCATGGCAGTTGCTGATGTTGGTTCGATCTTGAGAGCGTGCTTGTGCCACCGCAACGCTTCGAGATAATTCCCTTGGGCCAGACAGACGTTTCCCAGTCCATTCCACGCTTCAGTCTCCTCGGGCATGAGTCGGGTTGCGAGTCGGTACGCGGTCAAGGCTTCAGGCAGGTGGTGCATTTGGAAAAGAGCCATGCCGAGGTAGAGTGCAGCCTCTGCGTATGGAGGGTCATTTTCCAGAGCCTGACGGTATAACGCGATCGCTATTTCCAGTTCACCTGATTGGTGATGACGTGCAGCAAGAGTGAATAACTTCATGGCATTCATGATAAAGAGCTTAGCCTAAGAGTCGGGCAAAGGTAAACTGATGCATTTGCAACCCGAGCACGGCTCTGGTACATGGAGAAACCAAATTGATATAAAGCCGGGCATGGTCTGGCTCAAAGGAGTTATTCATGATTAAAATGGAAACCAGCATGGGAGAGTTCGTCATTGAACTCGATTTCGAGAAAGCACCCAAGAGTGCCGCAAACTTTCAACAGTACGTTGAAGAAGGCTTTTACGATGGGTTGATCTTTCACCGCGTCATCAATGGCTTTATGGTCCAGGGCGGTGGAATGGATGAGAACATGAATGAAAAGCAGAGCCGTGAACCCATTGAGAACGAAGCCAACAATGGATTGAAGAATGAATGCTACACCTTGGCCATGGCTCGGACCATGGACCCGCATTCCGCTTCCTCCCAGTTCTTTATTAACGTCAAGGATAATGGATTCCTGAATTTTTCCAGTGAAACTTCACAGGGATGGGGCTATGCCGTTTTCGGCAAGGTCGTCAAGGGCACGGAGGTTGTTGATGAGATCAAGGGTGTGCCCACTGGTCGGAACGGCTTTCATGATGATGTTCCGGTCGAGCCTGTTTTTATTACCAAAGCGACAGTGGTCGAAGAATAGATTCACTCGAAATGTCTTGAAAAGACCCGGCACATCACTGTGCCGGGTCTTTCTTATGCAAAGCTTCCATCTGAGTCTTGGCTGATATAAGGCAAAAGAAAAGGGCTGCCCTGTCTGGAACAGCCCCTTGTGAGAGTTTCGTTTGTGGATACCTAGCCGCCCAGATAGGCTTTCTTGACTTCCGGATCTTCCATGAGTTTGTCAGAGGGTCCTTCTGCCACGATTTCTCCAGTATCTATGACGTAGCCACGGTGGGCAAACTTCAGAGCAAGGTTGGCGTTCTGCTCAATGAGCAGAATTGTCATGCCTTCCTCATTCAGTTCTTTGAGGGCGCGAAACATATCGTACATGAGCAGGGGAGCAAGTCCCATGGAAGGCTCATCGAGCATGATGATCTTGCAGCCGGACATCAGTGCGCGCCCAAGAGCGAGCATCTGTTGTTCGCCACCGGACAAGGACTCGGCGCGCTGTTTTTTCCGTTCATCCAACCGGGGAAAGAGCGTGTAGACTCGTTTGTAATCCCGATTAATCTCATCCATACCCTCTTTTCGGGCATAGGTCGCGATTTTGAGGTTCTCCTCAACGGTCAGGTTGCCGAAAATATGGCGCCCTTCCGGGACCAGCGCCATATGCAGATTGGCCACGATTTTATCCGGAGCCATGCCAAGAATAGATTGTCCCTTGAAGAGAATGTCACCCTTGATGACCTTGGGAGCTTCGGGCGGAGGAAGTTGGGCAATGGACATCAGGGTTGTGGATTTGCCTGCTCCATTGGCTCCTATGAGCGTGACGATTTCACCTTCGCCCACTGTGAAGTTGATCCCGTGCAGGGCTTCGATATTGCCGTACTTGACGTACAAATCCTTGATTTCAATAAGTGGAGTACTCATATATTGTCGTCTCCAAGATAGGCCTTGATGACGGCCGGGTTGGACTGAATGTCTTCTGGAGTGCCTTCCGCAATGGTGGAACCGAAGTCGATGACCTTGATCCACTGACATAGGCTGGTCACGACTTTCATCTGATGTTCGATCATGAAGATGGTGATGTCGAAGTTCTCGTGAATCCAGTGGACGAGTTTGATGAGGTCTTCAACATCTGCTGAGTTCAGCCCAGCAGCAGGCTCATCAAGCAGCAGCAGCTTTGGCCTGATGGACATGGCACGGGCTATCTCAACCCGGCGTTGCAAGCCATACGGCAGGTTTTTGGGGAATTCCTGAGCATATTCCGTCAGACTCATGGCTCCGAGCAGCTCTTCGGCTATTTCGAGAATCCGCGCTTCACGCTGGCGGTATTTTTTACCCCGGAGGATCGAATCGAGAACCGAGTAGCCCATACGGTAGTGCTGGGCTATTCTGATGTTGTCGAGAACGGTCATGTCGTGCCAGAGGCGAATGTTCTGGAAGGTTCTGGCAACGCCAAGGGAGGTGACCTGATGTGGTTTGAGCCCTGCTGTCAGTGATCCGTCCAGCGTGATGGTTCCTTCCGTTGGTTGGTAGAAGCCGGATATCAGGTTGAAGATAGTAGTCTTGCCTGCTCCGTTGGGACCGATCAGCCCCATGAGTTCGCCGCCTTTCATATCTATACTGAACTCGGAAACGGCCTGAAGGCCGCCAAACCGCTGGGTCAATCCGTCTATTTTGAGAAGTGACATGACGGACCCCCTATTTGAACGTGTAGTATTTTTTGAGTTTCGGGAAGACATCGGACAATTCTTTGTTGCCCATGATGCCTTCTGGCCTGAACTGCATGACAAGGACCAGGAGCAGGGGGATCATCACCCATTTGATGACTCCTGCGGAAGGTTCCCAATCCGGGAAGACCCAGGTTGCCGGTGCCAGCAGAAAGTCCATGAGAGCCTGAGATCTGAGCAGCTCCATGAGGGCTGTGAAAACCACTGCCGAAATAACTGCTCCGGACAAGGACCCCATGCCGCCGAGATAAACCATGACCATGGCTTCGGTGGACTTGAGGATATTGAAGGATTGTGGATTAACGTAGCCGACGATATGGGCAAAGAGGCCTCCCGCGCATCCGGCGAGACCTGCTGAGATCATGAAGTTGATTGTTTTGATCTTGTTGGTGTTCACGGACATGATTTCAGCCGCCACTTCATCCTGACAGATTGCGTTCACGCCTTTTCCGTAAGTGGATGTGATGAATCGGCGTATCACCCAGATGGTGAAGATGGTGAATGTGATGACCCAGAAGAGCATCCATGGGCCGTTCAGCGTGTCTTTCATCGCCCAGACTGTGCTTTTCATTCCCTGAAAACCTCGGGAACCGCCAATCCAGTCAATGTTTTCGATGCCTGAGATAACCATGTAATTCACCGCAATGGTGATGATTGCCAGATAGTCATCACGGGTTTTGAAGGATGGGATGGCAACAAGGATGCTGCACAAGGCCGCCATGACACCACCGATGAGGATTATGAGAGGAAAGACCAGAAACGCCAGTGAAGCCGGAAGCATGGGGTCACCCAGCTTGTCACCGAAGAAGGCTACGGAGAGGACTGAAGACACATAGGCCCCCACACACATGAAAGCGGCGTGACCACAGGTGAATTCACCCATGTTGCCGTTGACTAGATTCAGACTTGTGGACATCATGATGTTGATACCAACGAACATGATGACTGCCTGAATGTAGTTTCCGATAATGCCGAACTGTGCCAGGGTCAGTAAGACGACGGCACAGGCCAGGATCAGAACATTGAGAGAGTATTTCTGCATTTCCGTGTCTCCCAACTAGATCTTGGTGGACTGTGGCATACCGAACAGTCCTGTGGGTTTGAGCCACAAAATAATGAGCAGGATGGTGAAGGCAAAGAGGTCTCGATATGTTGACGGGAAAACCGTCACGACACCGACTTCGATGAAGCCAAGCAGGAATCCACCGTAAAACGCGCCGCGAATATCTCCAATACCGCCGACAACTGCTGCGATAAATGCCTTCCAGCCGATCAGCATCCCCATGAAGGGTTCGAGAATCGGGTAGGACATGGCAAAGAGCAGCCCTGCCAGTCCCGCGAAAGCAGACCCTAGGACGAATGTGAAGACGATGATGGAATCGATGGGAATACCCATGAGCGGGATAGCGAATTTGTCGTAGGAAATACCGCGCATGGCCATGCCTATTTTCGTTCTGGTCACGATGAAATTCAGGATGGCAAAGACAGCGACTGCCGCGACAATGACAATGACCTTGAGGTTGGTAATGGTGACGCCACCGAAATGCCAGATGGATTTTTCGATCAGTTCAGGAAACTTGAGGCGGCTTGCTCCGAGGACGGCAAGGTTGGAGTATTCGAGAATCAAGCCACACATAAGGGCGGTAATAACCACGTAAAGGCGGTGTGCTCCTTTGCGTCGAAGAGGTCGATAAGCGATCCGTTCAAGGGTGACACCGACACATGCCGTCAGGGCCATGGTCAGGGGGACGGCACATATGAATGTCATGATAGGTGAAAGCCCCAGGGCTGGGCCGAGCATGAAACCTGAGACAAAAAAAGCGATATACGCGCCCACCATGAAGATGTCGCCATGGGCGAAGTTAATCAGGCGCAAAACACCATACACGAGGGTGTACCCCAGTGCGATGAGCGCGTAAAAACTTCCCCACTGCAGGGCGTTGAGTATATTTTGGATAATGAAGTCCACTGCGGTTCTTCCTTGAAATATCTTTTTGATATCGAGCCATCCGTTGGCTGGACTGGCCGTCATGGTTATCAAAAGGGCGGAGGCCTCATGGTCCCCGCCCTGTTTTCATTCGTTGTCAGCAGGTTATGGGCAGACGGATTCTTCGAAAACGAATTCACCCTGGTCGCTGATCTTGACGACGACCGCGCACTTGATCGGATCGCCCTGTGCATCAAACTTTGAGGAACCGGTGATACCGTCAAAGGACTTGATGGCGGCCAGGCCGTCGCGAACGAGTTTGCGCATTTCTACAGGATCAGAAGCAACCTTGCCTGCATTCTTGATGGCCTCAACCATGATTCCGATGGAATCCCAGGTCAGGGCTGCATAGTCGGCAGGGGTTGTGCCATAGGCTTTTTCGTAGCGGTCAATAAAGACCTTGGTGGCACCCTTGGCTCCGGCGGCGGCATAGTGAGTGGAGAAGTAGTTGCCGTAGCACTGTTCACCGCAGAGCTTGATCAGATCGGGAGTACCCCAGGCATCGGAACCCATGAAGGGGCCTTTGTAGCCGAGGTCACGAGCCTGCTGGACTATCAGTGCGACCTGATTGTAGTTGTCCGGCACGAAAATGAAGTCTGGGTTGGCTTTCACGATAGTGGTCAACTGAGCAGAAAAATCCTGATCTTTGGTGCCGTGAGATTCAAAGGCAACGACCGGGCCGAGACCTTTGGCTTCCCAGGAAGCTTTGAATATTTCAGCCAGCCCCTTGGAGTAGTCATTGGAAACGTCAAAGAGGACAGCCGAGGTCTTTGCATCGAACTTCTTGGCGGCAAAGTCTGCAACGACCGGACCCTGGAATGGGTCAAGGAAGGCTGCACGGAAGACCCAGGGGCGATCCAGAGTCGTGCTGGGATTGGTGGACCAGGGGGAAATCATGGGGACACGGTTGTCGTTGCAGGTTCCACCGGCTGGTACTGCCTGTTTGGATGAGTTGGGACCAATGATGGCGATGACATTTTCCTGATCGATGAGCTTCAGAGCCACGTTGGTTGCGGATTCCGCTTTGGACTCGTTGTCCATGTAGACGAATTCCAGGGGGTATTTCTTGCCGCCAACTTCCAGTCCACCAGATGCGTTGATGTCCTTGAGGTACATCTCCGCTGCATTCTTGGAACCTTCACCAACCTCCGGAATATCACCGGTCAGGGGCAGGTTGAAGCCGATCTTGATGGTCTGGGCCTTTTCTTCGCCGCAACCGGCGAGCAGGAAGGCGGAGCATACGAGCATGAGGGTCAAAGCACCCACGCTTTTCAGAAAAACTTTCATCATTTCCTCCTCTCATAGGAATTACAGTAACCAGTTGTGTGAACAAGCCCGATTCATACACAAAATTCAGAGTAGAGAAAAGGGGTTTTCCATAATACATTTTTGCAAATGGTCCAGTATCTATGAATTAATTTCGTATTATCGGGGAAATGTCAGTGGAATCGTCGCGAAATTTTCTTTTTACGCATTTTTTTATTACCATAAATGTCATATTAAGAGCGGAGCATGTTTTATAATTCTTAGAGAAATGCAAAAAAAAGACCCGCCGAAAAGGCAGGTCGAGGCTTCGTGTTCAGGAGATCCCTATAGCATAATCTTATCTTCCAGATAGGCCATAACGTTGTCGACGCATTCCTCAAGACTTTGTCGATCAGAGTCCAGATAGAGGTCCGGATTTTCCGGTGCTTCATATGGAGCTGAAATTCCCGTGTAGTTCTTGATTTTCCCTTCCCGCGCGAGCTTGTAGTAGCCTTTGACGTCGCGCGATTCACAGACCTCTACCGGACAATCCACATGAATGAGGTGGAAATCACCTTCGGAGTGGAGGGCGCGAAGTGCTTTTTGTACCTCATGGCGGGGAGTGATGAACGCACAGAGACAGAGGGTTCCGGCGTCCATGAAAAGTTTGGTCATTTCGCCGATACGTCGAATGTTCTCTGCACGGTCCTTTCGGGAGAAGCTCAGGTCACCACAAAGACCATGGCGGACGTTGTCGCCATCAAAGGTATAGACATTTCGGCCCTGGTCGAAGAGTCTTTTTTCAACGGCATGGGCAATGGTGGACTTGCCTGCGCCGGAAAGACCGGTAAACCAGAGGGTCACCGCGCGATGTCCATTTCTCTTTTCTCTTTCCAGTCGGCCTATTTCTCCGCGAAATTGCCTATTATGCCTCGGTGTCATGTTACTTCCGTCTCCTGGACCGCTTGCTTTTCTGCGTATCGATCTTGGCAATTTCTTCTTCACGAAGTGCGCGACGAAGGACTTTACCGACCATGGTTTTGGGGAGATCTGTTCGGAACTCAACGCGCCTCGGGACTTTATAATTGGCAAGTTTTTCCCGACAATAGGCTATGACGTCACTTCGGGAGAGGTTTTCGCCCTTTGCGAGGACAACGAAAACTTTGACTATCTCGCCGCGCGCCTCATGGGGGATGCCGACACTGACCGCCTCTTCGATTTTGGGGTGCGAATGCAGGACTTCATCTATTTCACGGGGGTATATATTGTACCCTCCTGATATAATGAGGTCTTTTTTGCGATCGACGATAAAAAAGTATCCTTCTTCATCCATATAGGCAATGTCACCAGTGTAAAGCCAGCCATTTCTGAGGACGTCAGCTGTGGCGTCAGGACGATTGTAATACCCCTTCATGACCTGAGGGCCGCGAATGACGAGCTCTCCCCGTTTGCCGGGTTCAAGGGGATCACCTCCCACGTCCATATCCACGACTTTGGCGTCTGTGTCGGGAAAGGGAAGTCCTATGGAGCCGTTCTTGCGAACCCCTTCAATGGGGTTGAAGTGTGTTACGGGTGACGCTTCGGTCAATCCATAGCCTTCTGAAAGTGCCGTCCCGGTAACTTTGGCAAACTGTTCCATGTATTCTACGGGCATGGGAGCCGAGCCGGAGACACAACAATTGATGGAGGAGAGGTCGTATTTTTCGACATCGCGTTGTTGAAGGAGTGAAATATACAGGGAGGGGGCACCAGGAAAGACAGTGGGTTTTAACTTCTGAATGCCCTTGAGGACATCCATGGGAACATATCGAGGAAACGGAGCCAGGGTCGCTCCCATACTGGTGGGCCATGTCAGGCACGTGGTCAAACCATATATATGGAAATAGGGCAGAATGCCGAGAAATGTTTCCTTCTGCTGCCCGAGGGTATGCATCATGGATTGACATTGTTGCAGGTTCGCCCCCAGATTGAAGTGGGTCAAAACGCAGCCCTTGGCAACTCCTGTCGTTCCTCCCGTATACTGCAGGAGGGCTGTGTCCTCTGGCGAAAGTCGATCCTCCGTGAACTTGTCACGGCCTTTGGTCAGTGTTTTGAAAGGGATGACTGATTTGTCGTCATAGGGGATTTTCGGGGCTGTTCCCTTTTTCATTGCCTGGAACTTGTAGAGCCAATTGAGTGGGAATTTCAGCCCCTCACCGATCGTGGTGACAAAGAATTTTTCGACATTGATTGAGTCGCGAAGCTTTTCAAGTTTGGGCCAAAGCAAATCCAGAGTTATACAGAAACGGACTCCGGCGTCATTGAATTGATGGACTATTTCCGTTTCCATATAGAGCGGGTTTGTCATGACGCCGATACCGCCGCACCGGGTCACTCCCCAGAAAGCGATAATGGTCTGGGGGAGGTTGGGAAGCATCATTGCAACCCGATCCCCTTTGCGTAGCCCGGCAGCCTTGAGCCCTGCTGCAAATATTTCGCTTTGGGCCTTGAGTTTGGCATAGGATATTGACCAATTCTTGAATACGATGGCCGTTCTGTTGGGCCATTTGTGTGCGGCGCGATCAAGAAAACGGAAAAGCGGAATCCGTTCGTAATCAATGTTTGGCGGAACAACCGGATCGTATGATTTCAACCAGGGACGGGCTATGGGCTCCATGAAGGGTCCTTTCAAAAGTATTGGGTCAGAAAAAATGTCGGGGAGACCGTATAATAGCCTGTCCATGCGGTCAACAAGGCTGTTTAAAACTCGGTGCAATCACATTTTTTTGACGGTCATTTCTCTGAGAGTGTTCTTTTAAGGAAAAGTTTTTTTACGAATAGTCTTATTTTAAAGAGCGTTGCACCCAATTGTCTTCATGGAAGACAGAGGAGATTAGCTCTTGGCAGGTATATTGCAAAATATTTTCTTGAGTCAAAGGTGTGGAAATCGTTGCCCACTGTCTAAAGTAAAATGCAGAAAGGCCGATCATTCACTGTGTCAACAATTTCTCCGTTTGTAGGAAAAACGGTTTCCTCAACGAGTGAAAGGTTGAAAT comes from the Pseudodesulfovibrio piezophilus C1TLV30 genome and includes:
- a CDS encoding long-chain-fatty-acid--CoA ligase — protein: MEPIARPWLKSYDPVVPPNIDYERIPLFRFLDRAAHKWPNRTAIVFKNWSISYAKLKAQSEIFAAGLKAAGLRKGDRVAMMLPNLPQTIIAFWGVTRCGGIGVMTNPLYMETEIVHQFNDAGVRFCITLDLLWPKLEKLRDSINVEKFFVTTIGEGLKFPLNWLYKFQAMKKGTAPKIPYDDKSVIPFKTLTKGRDKFTEDRLSPEDTALLQYTGGTTGVAKGCVLTHFNLGANLQQCQSMMHTLGQQKETFLGILPYFHIYGLTTCLTWPTSMGATLAPFPRYVPMDVLKGIQKLKPTVFPGAPSLYISLLQQRDVEKYDLSSINCCVSGSAPMPVEYMEQFAKVTGTALSEGYGLTEASPVTHFNPIEGVRKNGSIGLPFPDTDAKVVDMDVGGDPLEPGKRGELVIRGPQVMKGYYNRPDATADVLRNGWLYTGDIAYMDEEGYFFIVDRKKDLIISGGYNIYPREIDEVLHSHPKIEEAVSVGIPHEARGEIVKVFVVLAKGENLSRSDVIAYCREKLANYKVPRRVEFRTDLPKTMVGKVLRRALREEEIAKIDTQKSKRSRRRK